One Corynebacterium tuberculostearicum DNA window includes the following coding sequences:
- the mraY gene encoding phospho-N-acetylmuramoyl-pentapeptide-transferase: protein MTQIIIAGILSFLVAIFTTPMLVRYFSGVGKGQEIREDGPQLHLRKRGTPTMGGLAILLAITVAYLVVGIYARATGNGGFSPSGLLVYFLTMGLGGLGFADDFIKLFKKRNLGLNKTAKLVGQLAVALIFGILALQFPDEHGLTPASTNLSFVRDFETFDIAVGGAVIGTIVFLVFLYLLIAAWSNAVNLTDGLDGLAAGTTAMVMGAYALISFWQFRNSCAVSPAAGCYEVRDPLDLAVLAAAGLGGCLGFLWWNAAPAKIFMGDTGSLALGGLVAGLSVTTRTELLMIIIGAIFVIETVSVVIQIIVFRSTGKRFFRMAPIHHHFENGGWAETAVVTRFWLLSAMAAIAGVCIFYGDWLSAVGFAS from the coding sequence ATGACTCAGATCATTATCGCGGGCATCCTCAGCTTCCTCGTCGCGATCTTTACCACTCCCATGTTGGTCCGCTACTTTTCCGGGGTAGGCAAGGGGCAAGAAATTCGCGAGGACGGGCCGCAACTGCACTTGCGCAAGCGCGGCACGCCCACCATGGGCGGTCTCGCGATTTTGCTGGCTATCACCGTGGCCTACCTCGTAGTGGGAATTTATGCCCGCGCGACTGGCAACGGTGGTTTTAGCCCCTCTGGTCTCTTGGTTTATTTCCTCACGATGGGCCTTGGCGGGTTGGGCTTTGCCGATGACTTCATCAAGCTATTTAAAAAGCGCAACCTTGGCCTGAACAAGACCGCCAAGCTGGTAGGGCAGCTGGCTGTGGCGCTCATCTTCGGCATTTTGGCGCTGCAGTTCCCAGACGAGCACGGATTGACGCCAGCGTCTACCAACCTTTCTTTCGTTCGCGATTTTGAAACCTTCGACATCGCCGTGGGCGGTGCCGTCATTGGCACCATCGTTTTCCTAGTCTTTCTTTACCTACTCATTGCTGCGTGGTCGAACGCCGTGAACCTCACCGACGGACTCGACGGCTTGGCCGCAGGCACCACCGCGATGGTGATGGGTGCCTATGCACTGATTTCCTTCTGGCAGTTCCGCAACTCTTGCGCCGTGTCGCCAGCGGCAGGGTGCTATGAAGTTCGCGATCCGCTCGACTTGGCCGTGCTGGCTGCAGCTGGCCTGGGTGGTTGCTTGGGCTTTTTGTGGTGGAATGCCGCACCGGCAAAGATCTTCATGGGCGATACCGGTTCGCTTGCGCTCGGTGGCCTCGTCGCCGGCCTTTCGGTGACCACTCGCACCGAGCTGCTCATGATCATCATCGGCGCCATCTTCGTGATTGAGACGGTCTCCGTAGTTATCCAGATCATCGTCTTCCGCAGTACCGGTAAGCGCTTCTTCCGCATGGCGCCTATCCACCACCACTTTGAAAATGGTGGCTGGGCTGAGACCGCCGTCGTCACCCGCTTCTGGCTGCTCAGCGCCATGGCCGCTATTGCCGGAGTATGCATCTTCTACGGCGACTGGCTGTCTGCCGTCGGCTTTGCTTCCTAA
- the murD gene encoding UDP-N-acetylmuramoyl-L-alanine--D-glutamate ligase, with protein sequence MTELPSSLRGRVLVAGAGVSGRGCVAMLASLGVDTTVADSNQTALAELAEEFGVATVSVDSAAQGEFDLVVTSPGWRPDSPLLVAFQDAGVEVIGDVELAYRLDRAGVFGAPRTWLVVTGTNGKTTTTGMLAQIMQADAKRTGKRALAVGNIGVSLFDALTAIPRVDILCAELSSFQLHWSSHLRPDVGVLLNLADDHLDWHGSFDAYARAKAKVLSGDVAVVGKDDAEAVRYAADTADLFGFTAAEPTQGEVGVSAGRLVSRLNEQREDLASAEGIEPAGLAGVLDAAAAASVARLAGATPESIAQGLSAYTVAGHRGAVVHEHSGITFIDNSKATNPHAADAALKGLNSVIWIAGGQLKGAEVDGLVAKHAAHIKAAVVLGVDREEVAWALAAHAPHAPVDVIETQEPFAAMNAAVEAALQHADAGDTVLLAPAAASLDMYTGMAQRGDVFAAAARELTRN encoded by the coding sequence ATGACCGAGTTGCCATCCTCGTTGCGCGGGCGAGTGCTCGTAGCCGGGGCGGGAGTATCGGGGCGCGGTTGCGTCGCTATGCTGGCAAGCCTCGGGGTGGATACCACCGTGGCAGATTCCAACCAGACCGCGCTGGCGGAATTGGCGGAGGAATTCGGTGTAGCAACCGTCTCCGTCGATTCTGCCGCCCAGGGCGAGTTTGACCTTGTGGTTACTTCGCCGGGCTGGCGTCCCGATTCGCCTTTGTTGGTTGCTTTCCAGGACGCTGGGGTAGAGGTCATCGGTGACGTGGAGCTGGCCTACCGCCTGGATCGTGCGGGCGTCTTCGGGGCGCCGCGCACCTGGCTGGTAGTTACCGGGACTAACGGCAAAACCACCACTACCGGTATGTTGGCCCAGATTATGCAGGCTGATGCCAAGCGCACCGGCAAGCGCGCACTGGCGGTGGGCAATATCGGCGTTTCGCTTTTCGACGCCCTCACGGCCATCCCTCGCGTCGACATTCTCTGCGCCGAGCTATCTTCTTTCCAGTTGCATTGGTCCAGCCACTTGCGCCCGGATGTGGGCGTGTTGCTGAACCTGGCAGATGATCACCTAGATTGGCACGGATCGTTCGATGCCTATGCCCGCGCGAAGGCCAAGGTGCTCTCCGGTGACGTCGCTGTGGTAGGCAAGGATGACGCCGAGGCGGTCCGCTACGCCGCGGATACCGCAGACCTCTTCGGCTTTACTGCCGCTGAACCCACACAGGGAGAGGTGGGCGTAAGCGCCGGCCGCCTTGTCTCGCGGCTTAACGAGCAGCGCGAGGATCTCGCGTCCGCAGAGGGCATTGAGCCCGCCGGCCTGGCAGGAGTCCTCGACGCTGCGGCCGCAGCCAGCGTCGCGCGTCTGGCAGGCGCCACCCCGGAGTCCATTGCGCAGGGGCTGTCCGCATATACCGTCGCCGGGCACCGCGGCGCTGTGGTCCATGAGCATTCCGGCATCACGTTCATCGATAATTCCAAGGCCACCAACCCGCACGCGGCGGATGCGGCGCTCAAGGGGCTCAATTCCGTGATCTGGATTGCCGGCGGGCAGTTGAAGGGCGCGGAGGTAGACGGGCTCGTCGCCAAGCACGCCGCCCACATCAAGGCCGCGGTAGTCCTGGGCGTGGATAGGGAAGAAGTTGCCTGGGCTCTCGCCGCGCACGCGCCGCATGCCCCAGTGGACGTCATCGAGACGCAGGAGCCTTTTGCAGCCATGAACGCTGCGGTGGAGGCTGCACTGCAACACGCCGACGCCGGGGATACCGTTCTTTTGGCGCCGGCTGCGGCATCGTTGGATATGTATACCGGCATGGCTCAACGCGGTGATGTATTTGCCGCGGCCGCGCGGGAGCTTACCCGCAACTAG
- a CDS encoding FtsW/RodA/SpoVE family cell cycle protein, whose product MTATSQQRPRSKSFGDRVRELRERARQEAGLDYQLLRFIIFFLVGIGVLMVFSSSMATSLTEDGGVWNQALRQCVMVFLGLVAFWFGLKISPHTLRKCVPWIVGLSIILLIAVLIPGVGTGREEVGSQSWIYLGPFSLQPSELARVAVGMFGATVLADKEHKSMKVTDPFMMYSLIAGVMFLLIVLQGDFGMALSLALVVVFTLIFAGVDWRVPATIGVAAVCGLLFIFLSGGFRSNRFHTYFDALVGNISDTQGTGFQSYQGFLSLADGGFWGVGIGQSRAKWFYLPEAKNDFIFAIVGEELGWWGGALVIVLFAALGYVGLRTAMRAQNQFQSLLAATLTIGVVTQAFVNIGYVIGLLPVTGIQLPMISAGGTAAIITIGSMGILCNVARHEPMQISAMQNFGRPLFDRLLFIGEPQPVPKPKKKQQGRHARPQEPRSRVREERFGRPVTGSGRRYPRAERRYR is encoded by the coding sequence ATGACGGCCACCTCCCAGCAGCGCCCGCGCTCCAAGAGTTTTGGCGACCGCGTTCGCGAGCTGCGCGAGCGCGCCCGCCAGGAAGCCGGCCTTGATTACCAGCTGCTGCGCTTTATCATCTTCTTCCTCGTGGGCATCGGCGTGCTCATGGTCTTTTCTTCCTCCATGGCTACCTCCCTGACGGAAGACGGCGGCGTATGGAACCAGGCATTGCGCCAGTGCGTGATGGTGTTCTTGGGCCTCGTTGCCTTTTGGTTCGGCCTCAAAATTTCGCCGCATACCCTGCGCAAATGCGTGCCGTGGATTGTGGGCCTGTCCATCATTTTGCTCATCGCGGTGCTGATCCCCGGCGTGGGTACCGGCCGCGAGGAGGTAGGTTCCCAGTCCTGGATTTACTTGGGACCGTTCTCCCTGCAGCCCTCGGAGCTTGCCCGCGTCGCCGTAGGCATGTTTGGTGCGACCGTATTGGCGGATAAGGAGCACAAATCCATGAAGGTGACGGATCCCTTCATGATGTACTCCCTCATTGCCGGCGTTATGTTCTTGCTCATCGTCCTTCAGGGCGACTTCGGTATGGCTTTGTCCTTGGCCCTCGTGGTGGTCTTCACCCTGATTTTCGCGGGTGTCGACTGGCGCGTTCCGGCGACCATCGGCGTCGCAGCCGTGTGCGGTTTGCTGTTTATCTTCCTTTCTGGCGGCTTCCGGTCCAACCGCTTCCACACCTATTTCGATGCCCTCGTAGGCAATATCTCCGATACTCAAGGTACGGGTTTCCAGTCCTATCAGGGCTTTCTCTCGCTTGCCGACGGCGGCTTCTGGGGCGTTGGCATTGGCCAATCCCGTGCCAAGTGGTTCTACCTGCCCGAGGCGAAAAATGACTTTATTTTCGCCATCGTGGGTGAGGAACTCGGCTGGTGGGGCGGTGCGCTCGTCATCGTGCTATTCGCCGCACTGGGCTATGTGGGCTTGCGCACCGCGATGCGCGCACAGAACCAGTTCCAGTCCCTGCTGGCCGCAACGTTGACCATCGGTGTGGTCACCCAGGCCTTTGTGAATATTGGCTACGTCATTGGCCTGCTGCCGGTGACCGGTATTCAGCTGCCCATGATTTCTGCCGGCGGTACCGCGGCGATCATCACGATTGGCTCGATGGGCATCCTGTGCAACGTGGCGCGTCACGAACCGATGCAAATTTCCGCCATGCAGAATTTCGGCCGCCCGCTGTTCGACCGCCTTTTGTTCATCGGCGAGCCGCAGCCAGTGCCGAAGCCGAAGAAGAAGCAGCAGGGCCGTCACGCCCGCCCGCAGGAGCCGCGCTCCCGCGTGCGCGAGGAGCGCTTTGGTCGCCCCGTAACCGGAAGCGGCCGCCGCTATCCGCGCGCCGAGCGCCGCTATCGCTAG
- the murG gene encoding undecaprenyldiphospho-muramoylpentapeptide beta-N-acetylglucosaminyltransferase, with translation MNSTPISVVIAGGGTAGHIEPALAVGEALRERHGARITALGTEKGLERDIIPARGVDLSLITPVPIPRKVNAQLFKLPFNLSRAVGEAKQVLKDVEADVVFGTGGYVAGPAYIAARSLGIPFYVLETNALAGMANKLGVKMGGIGLNAHPDSGMPGEVVGIPVRPSLADDPNGNLAADARTKWNLAELPTILITGGSQGAASINRAVAGAVEDLAQDFQLLHAYGKKNDPPAEHPNYAALPYIEDMGSALAVADLVVCRSGAMTVAEVSAAGLPAIYVPLPHGNGEQALNSREVVEAGAAIQIPDAELTPERLISEVRGILDDPQRLESMTHAAAHASAGDVANTIADRIAARVSEAENAAGRKDK, from the coding sequence ATGAATTCCACGCCTATTTCCGTCGTCATCGCAGGTGGCGGCACCGCCGGACATATTGAACCCGCCCTCGCCGTGGGCGAAGCTTTGCGCGAGCGCCACGGCGCACGCATCACCGCTCTCGGTACCGAAAAGGGCCTCGAGCGCGATATCATTCCCGCCCGCGGCGTGGACCTTAGCCTGATTACCCCCGTGCCAATCCCGCGCAAGGTCAACGCGCAGCTCTTCAAGCTACCGTTCAACCTCTCCCGCGCGGTGGGGGAGGCCAAGCAGGTACTCAAGGATGTCGAAGCGGATGTCGTCTTTGGCACCGGCGGCTACGTGGCCGGGCCGGCCTATATCGCTGCGCGATCCCTCGGCATCCCGTTCTATGTTCTCGAGACCAATGCTTTGGCTGGAATGGCCAATAAGCTCGGCGTGAAGATGGGCGGCATTGGACTCAACGCCCACCCGGATTCTGGCATGCCGGGCGAGGTCGTTGGCATTCCCGTTCGGCCGAGCCTGGCAGACGACCCGAATGGCAACCTGGCCGCAGACGCGCGCACCAAGTGGAACCTGGCCGAGCTTCCCACCATTCTCATCACCGGCGGGTCCCAAGGCGCAGCCAGCATCAACCGCGCCGTTGCCGGAGCGGTAGAGGACTTGGCACAGGACTTCCAGCTTCTGCACGCCTATGGCAAGAAGAATGACCCGCCCGCAGAACACCCGAACTACGCCGCACTGCCGTATATCGAGGACATGGGCTCCGCCCTTGCGGTAGCTGACCTCGTCGTGTGCCGCTCCGGCGCGATGACCGTTGCCGAAGTATCCGCCGCAGGCCTGCCGGCCATCTACGTTCCGCTGCCGCACGGCAATGGCGAACAGGCGCTCAATTCCCGCGAAGTGGTCGAGGCAGGCGCCGCCATCCAGATTCCGGACGCGGAGCTGACCCCAGAGCGACTCATCTCCGAGGTGCGTGGCATTCTCGATGACCCGCAACGCCTCGAGTCGATGACACACGCCGCCGCCCATGCTAGCGCCGGAGACGTCGCAAATACCATCGCAGACCGCATCGCCGCCCGCGTATCCGAGGCCGAAAACGCAGCTGGAAGGAAGGATAAGTAA
- the murC gene encoding UDP-N-acetylmuramate--L-alanine ligase: MTDPAHYDLRRVHLIGIGGSGMSGLARILAARGGVVTGSDVKDSTPVEVLRTMGAKVAIGHAAENLRLSGELPTVVVTSFAAIPQDNPELVAAKDNDIPVIRRSDLLAALMEGHQQVLLAGTHGKTSTTSMTVSAMQHAGLDPSFAIGGQLNRAGTNAHGGTGEAFVAEADESDASLLRYSPDIAVLTTIEPDHLDFFHSEEAYFQVFDDFADLVTPETGYLVVCAEDEHAARAGERALERGINVVAYGSPEKSFTSTVPLAAELVREETTAEGMDTTVKVNLPGVSETVRYELQIPGHHMVLNSMGALIAGVLSGGTPADIAEGLADFGGVRRRFEYRGSVDKQGKPVRVFDDYAHHPTEVAAVLRAARAKVEAEGHGGRVIACFQPHLYSRTMEFDAEFAQALSLADAAVVLDIYGAREQPVEGITSRIITDKMPADMQVIFEPDFSAAARDVVSVVEPGDVVLTIGAGSVTMVAAEILDELRAS; this comes from the coding sequence ATGACCGATCCCGCACATTACGATCTGCGCCGCGTCCACCTCATCGGCATTGGTGGTTCCGGAATGTCGGGGCTCGCGCGAATCCTCGCCGCTCGCGGCGGAGTGGTCACTGGTTCCGATGTCAAAGACTCCACCCCGGTGGAGGTGCTGCGGACCATGGGCGCCAAGGTCGCCATCGGCCATGCCGCGGAAAATCTGCGACTGTCAGGTGAGCTGCCTACCGTCGTAGTAACCTCGTTTGCCGCCATCCCCCAAGACAACCCGGAGCTAGTAGCCGCAAAGGATAACGATATCCCGGTAATTCGCCGCTCCGATCTGCTCGCCGCCTTGATGGAAGGCCACCAGCAGGTGTTGCTGGCTGGCACCCATGGCAAAACCTCCACCACGTCGATGACCGTAAGCGCGATGCAACACGCGGGTCTTGATCCTTCCTTCGCCATCGGCGGCCAGCTCAACCGCGCGGGTACCAATGCTCACGGTGGCACCGGGGAAGCGTTCGTCGCCGAGGCTGATGAATCCGATGCCTCCCTGCTGCGCTATAGCCCTGACATCGCGGTGCTCACGACTATCGAGCCCGACCACCTCGACTTCTTCCACAGCGAGGAAGCCTATTTCCAAGTCTTCGATGACTTTGCTGACTTGGTTACCCCGGAGACCGGCTACCTTGTTGTGTGTGCTGAAGACGAGCATGCTGCCCGGGCTGGCGAGCGGGCGCTGGAGCGCGGCATCAACGTCGTGGCCTACGGCTCGCCGGAGAAGTCTTTTACCTCTACCGTGCCACTGGCGGCCGAGTTGGTCCGCGAAGAGACCACCGCGGAAGGCATGGACACCACCGTCAAAGTCAACCTTCCTGGCGTTTCTGAAACCGTGCGCTACGAGCTGCAGATCCCAGGCCACCACATGGTGCTCAATTCCATGGGCGCCTTGATCGCTGGCGTGCTCTCCGGCGGCACCCCGGCTGACATCGCCGAGGGATTGGCTGATTTTGGCGGTGTGCGCCGGCGCTTTGAGTACCGGGGGAGCGTCGACAAGCAGGGCAAACCCGTGCGGGTCTTTGATGATTATGCGCACCATCCCACCGAGGTTGCGGCAGTGCTGCGGGCCGCCCGCGCCAAGGTCGAGGCGGAAGGCCACGGCGGGCGCGTTATCGCGTGTTTCCAGCCGCACCTGTACTCGCGCACCATGGAATTCGACGCCGAGTTTGCCCAGGCACTCTCGCTTGCCGACGCCGCCGTGGTACTCGACATCTACGGCGCTCGCGAACAGCCCGTGGAGGGAATTACCTCCCGCATCATTACCGATAAGATGCCCGCTGATATGCAGGTCATCTTCGAGCCGGATTTTTCCGCCGCCGCCCGCGACGTTGTGTCGGTGGTGGAGCCAGGAGATGTGGTGCTGACCATCGGAGCTGGCTCGGTAACCATGGTGGCGGCGGAAATCCTCGATGAATTGCGGGCAAGCTAG
- a CDS encoding cell division protein FtsQ/DivIB — MRVSAKLIAGVIAAIVAVALIAAAVMWTVPVLKVRNFQVEGVHQLDSTQVEEASGVPKGENLLRVNAREAASGVAGLDWVDSVTVSRDFPSTLTINVSEHKAVAFVKRDNKPFLIDDKGEEFTSAEPPAGAVEVTGSVDSGSPQIQDAVRAIAALSDDVRKQVAKLEVAGEYSLTFTTKDDRRIFWGASDSNDEDKAHAFATVLKMEGREWNISNPELVTTRG; from the coding sequence GTGCGCGTATCCGCAAAGCTCATCGCTGGGGTCATCGCCGCAATTGTCGCCGTGGCGCTCATAGCGGCCGCCGTGATGTGGACAGTTCCGGTCCTGAAGGTACGCAATTTTCAGGTGGAGGGCGTCCATCAGCTCGATTCCACACAGGTGGAGGAAGCCTCTGGGGTTCCCAAGGGCGAAAATTTGCTACGCGTTAATGCGCGCGAGGCAGCTTCCGGTGTTGCTGGATTGGACTGGGTCGATTCGGTGACAGTCTCTCGCGATTTCCCTTCGACCTTGACCATCAACGTGTCCGAGCACAAGGCTGTGGCGTTTGTAAAGCGCGATAATAAGCCCTTCCTGATCGACGACAAAGGCGAGGAGTTTACCTCCGCTGAGCCTCCCGCGGGCGCGGTTGAGGTGACGGGCTCCGTCGATAGTGGCTCGCCGCAAATCCAGGATGCCGTGCGAGCGATTGCAGCGCTTTCCGACGACGTCCGCAAACAAGTAGCAAAGCTGGAAGTGGCGGGCGAATATTCGCTGACTTTCACCACCAAAGATGACCGGCGCATCTTCTGGGGTGCCAGCGATTCTAACGATGAGGACAAGGCGCATGCTTTTGCCACAGTGTTGAAGATGGAAGGCCGCGAGTGGAATATTTCCAACCCTGAGTTAGTCACCACCCGCGGATAG
- the ftsZ gene encoding cell division protein FtsZ: MISSNNNLADIKVVGVGGGGVNAVNRMIEEGLKGVQFVAINTDSQALIFSDADTKLDIGREATRGLGAGANPEVGKTSAEDHKSEIEDALEGSDMVFVTAGEGGGTGTGAAPVVASIAKKMGALTVGVVTRPFKFEGARRTRQAMAGIEELREVCDTLIVIPNDRLMQLGGEELSIVEAFRAADEVLHNGVQGITNLITIPGMINVDFADVRSVMSDAGSALMGIGSARGDNRAMTAAEQAINSPLLESTMEGAKGVLLSIAGGSDLGLHEVNAAASMVEERADEDVNLIFGTIIDDTLGDEIRITIIATGFDAEANMTQAAAQQQPQQEQRKPGSLFDNRQREAAEPVTPAPAQPAAAQPVQDDYSPRHSYEPRAGQERERYAPQRPAEERRPESSGLFTNSDRFSREERRDDYRLSRPSQRRDDDGDDDLDVPSFMR, encoded by the coding sequence ATGATCTCTTCCAATAACAATCTCGCGGATATCAAGGTCGTCGGCGTCGGCGGCGGCGGCGTCAACGCCGTCAACCGCATGATCGAAGAAGGCCTCAAGGGTGTTCAGTTCGTCGCCATCAACACCGACTCCCAGGCCCTCATTTTCTCCGATGCAGACACCAAGCTCGACATTGGCCGTGAGGCCACCCGTGGCCTCGGCGCCGGCGCTAACCCTGAGGTAGGAAAGACCTCCGCAGAAGACCACAAGTCCGAAATTGAAGACGCCCTCGAGGGCTCCGACATGGTCTTCGTGACTGCCGGCGAGGGTGGCGGCACCGGCACCGGTGCTGCTCCGGTCGTGGCGTCTATCGCGAAGAAAATGGGTGCGCTGACCGTCGGTGTTGTCACCCGCCCGTTCAAGTTCGAAGGCGCTCGCCGTACCCGCCAGGCCATGGCCGGCATTGAGGAGCTGCGCGAGGTCTGCGATACCCTCATCGTCATTCCGAACGATCGCCTGATGCAGCTCGGTGGGGAAGAGCTCTCCATCGTTGAGGCTTTCCGTGCTGCCGATGAGGTGCTGCACAATGGTGTGCAGGGTATTACCAACCTGATCACCATCCCGGGCATGATCAACGTCGACTTTGCGGACGTCCGCTCCGTTATGTCTGACGCTGGCTCCGCGCTGATGGGCATCGGTTCCGCCCGCGGTGATAACCGCGCCATGACCGCTGCTGAGCAAGCCATTAACTCCCCGCTGTTGGAATCCACGATGGAAGGCGCCAAGGGCGTGCTGCTGTCCATCGCCGGCGGCTCCGATCTCGGCCTGCACGAAGTAAACGCCGCCGCCTCCATGGTGGAAGAGCGCGCTGACGAAGACGTCAACCTCATCTTCGGTACCATCATCGATGACACCCTGGGCGATGAAATCCGCATCACTATCATTGCCACCGGTTTCGATGCCGAGGCCAATATGACCCAGGCCGCTGCGCAGCAGCAGCCGCAGCAGGAACAGCGCAAGCCGGGCTCCCTTTTTGACAATCGCCAGCGCGAAGCCGCAGAACCCGTCACCCCGGCACCGGCGCAGCCCGCTGCCGCTCAGCCGGTACAGGATGACTACTCTCCGCGCCACTCCTACGAGCCGCGCGCCGGCCAGGAGCGAGAGCGCTACGCCCCGCAGCGCCCCGCCGAGGAGCGTCGCCCAGAATCTAGCGGTCTGTTCACCAACTCTGACCGTTTCTCCCGCGAGGAGCGCCGCGATGACTACCGTTTGTCCCGCCCGTCGCAGCGTCGTGACGATGACGGCGACGACGATCTGGACGTGCCTTCCTTCATGCGCTAA
- the pgeF gene encoding peptidoglycan editing factor PgeF, which produces MPVNEEHRTTRPVRMVFTSRAGGASAIPYDSFNLGHHVGDDPDAVAANRERLKRVTGLDDIVWMEQLHTNTVTVVDGPQDEPVPATDAIVTTQRRLGLGVLVADCTPVLLVDVTAGVIAAAHAGRLGARNGLVVNTVREMQKLGAQPERIQVVMGPAASGKNYEVPEEMANDVESRLPGSKTRTSKGTWGIDVRAGLIRQLMGLGITAIESDPRCTIEDEDFFSYRREGTTGRQAGLIWLEAK; this is translated from the coding sequence ATGCCAGTAAACGAGGAACATCGCACCACACGCCCCGTCCGCATGGTTTTTACTAGCCGTGCTGGCGGGGCGTCTGCTATTCCATACGACTCCTTCAACTTGGGGCACCACGTCGGCGATGACCCCGACGCGGTTGCCGCTAACCGCGAGCGCCTGAAGCGCGTGACCGGTCTGGACGACATCGTGTGGATGGAACAGCTTCACACCAATACCGTCACCGTCGTCGATGGTCCACAGGACGAGCCCGTGCCAGCCACAGACGCAATTGTCACCACCCAGCGCCGCTTGGGCTTGGGCGTCCTTGTTGCGGATTGCACGCCGGTGCTGCTTGTCGACGTCACCGCTGGCGTCATCGCCGCCGCCCACGCTGGCCGCCTTGGCGCCCGCAACGGCCTTGTGGTCAATACCGTGCGCGAAATGCAGAAGCTTGGCGCACAGCCCGAGCGCATTCAGGTGGTCATGGGGCCGGCCGCTTCCGGAAAGAACTACGAAGTGCCTGAGGAAATGGCCAATGACGTCGAGAGTCGCTTGCCCGGTTCCAAGACTCGGACGTCGAAGGGCACGTGGGGCATCGATGTGCGCGCAGGGCTGATTCGCCAGCTCATGGGGCTAGGCATCACCGCGATTGAATCCGACCCGCGCTGCACCATCGAAGACGAAGACTTCTTTTCCTATCGCCGCGAAGGCACCACCGGCCGCCAGGCTGGATTAATTTGGTTGGAGGCTAAGTAA
- a CDS encoding YggS family pyridoxal phosphate-dependent enzyme, with amino-acid sequence MSDRKAQLEQNLSATLAEIERLAAQSGRKPPQLLPVTKFHPAADIALLAELGITDVAENREQEARAKAAELPQLRFHMIGQIQTKKANHVARWAASVHSLDSLKLAHALERGVSLAKERGERESNLPVFIQVSADGDGARGGVTPDALDEVVRAVEKAQHLELAGLMVVPPLDADAGEVFRNVRGEVDRLSSELNRPLKFSAGMSADVAEAIAAGSDIVRVGTSIMGPRPVG; translated from the coding sequence ATGTCAGACCGAAAGGCACAGCTAGAACAAAACCTATCGGCCACCCTTGCCGAGATTGAACGGCTAGCAGCGCAGTCAGGGCGAAAACCACCGCAGCTGTTGCCGGTAACGAAGTTTCACCCAGCTGCCGATATTGCCCTGCTGGCAGAGCTAGGAATTACCGACGTCGCCGAAAACCGGGAGCAAGAAGCCCGCGCCAAGGCCGCTGAGCTGCCGCAGCTGCGTTTCCACATGATTGGCCAAATTCAGACCAAAAAAGCCAACCATGTGGCTCGTTGGGCCGCCAGCGTCCATTCGCTTGATTCCCTCAAGCTCGCCCACGCGCTGGAGCGGGGAGTTTCCTTAGCCAAGGAACGAGGCGAGCGCGAAAGCAATTTGCCGGTATTTATCCAAGTCTCCGCCGACGGCGATGGCGCTCGAGGTGGGGTAACTCCGGACGCGCTCGATGAGGTCGTGCGTGCCGTGGAAAAAGCGCAGCACCTAGAACTTGCCGGACTCATGGTGGTTCCGCCACTTGATGCCGATGCTGGCGAGGTATTCCGAAACGTCCGCGGAGAGGTAGATCGCTTATCCTCTGAGCTGAATCGACCGTTGAAATTCTCTGCTGGCATGAGCGCGGACGTGGCCGAGGCAATTGCTGCGGGCAGTGATATCGTGCGTGTCGGAACCAGTATCATGGGGCCGCGGCCAGTAGGTTAA
- a CDS encoding cell division protein SepF has product MSFIDKTKDFFGLGPVDIEEDDAYYNEEPRYSENSSSAYAPRRAPQSYEPAPAQEEFVPTIVAISLTSFNDAAKVGEPFRDGDAVVFELTDAEKATAKRFIDFAAGLCFGLEGRMLNLTKGMDTERKVFSIVPKSADIAKHELERAAGLR; this is encoded by the coding sequence ATGTCATTCATTGATAAGACGAAGGATTTCTTCGGGCTGGGCCCGGTGGACATCGAAGAGGACGATGCCTACTACAACGAGGAGCCGCGTTACTCCGAAAATAGCTCCTCGGCCTACGCGCCTCGCCGCGCCCCGCAGTCCTATGAGCCGGCCCCAGCGCAGGAGGAATTCGTTCCGACCATCGTGGCCATCTCGCTGACGTCTTTCAATGATGCCGCCAAGGTAGGCGAGCCCTTCCGCGACGGCGATGCCGTTGTCTTCGAGTTGACTGACGCCGAAAAGGCCACCGCCAAGCGCTTCATCGACTTCGCTGCCGGCCTCTGCTTCGGCCTGGAGGGGCGTATGCTCAACCTCACCAAGGGCATGGACACTGAGCGCAAGGTCTTTTCCATCGTGCCGAAGTCTGCGGACATTGCAAAGCACGAGCTCGAGCGTGCCGCAGGCCTGCGCTAA